A single region of the Brassica rapa cultivar Chiifu-401-42 chromosome A03, CAAS_Brap_v3.01, whole genome shotgun sequence genome encodes:
- the LOC117132711 gene encoding protein FAR1-RELATED SEQUENCE 5-like, with translation MKWISGDGEGEDEIHTIVFKESVEEITYSALVERICRKIKVDGYKVETKISYFPMVLYSNKLSYVWNDEDVFGYLLQLNHEKCRSVLHVEFNKTVQEEDDEADVYVGLSDREATDGEATDTWATDREACEADGVLTLYDDIEIHGNVTERDAIVIEDTEARPSVEVTPAVKERDDGMDLAVGQEFRTKEEAQVHIQTASHLKCFEYDVIKSDTKRYVIKCRAAKEGCKWYVRVAKLMNSDSWTVRSYIKQHRCSVVTTRTLPNRRRGTPGIVAAVLAQDYPGSLDTPAPNALIQLVHHRVAVKVSYTTSWRGKRLAANKVRGSPEESYTLLNSYMHMLKQSNPGTVARVVVDEAQKFKYLFFALGASIEGFTAMRKVLIVDATHLKNVYGGVLFVATAQDPDHHHYPIAFGIADGEKEHSWVWFMEQLKSVISDVPGLVFLSDRNKSLIKAVSLVFPQASHGYCIWHLAQNVKVHVRNNRETCTFKFMGCTHAYTEAEFLNLYNAFRMRYPSAAEYLDKSVEERKWARCYFEGDRYNVDTTNSVESFNGVISDVRKLNILPMCDFIIGKMAEWFNIHRKEAAEIPPALKLVPIVEAEMSKRCVDAGFLSVVELNSFHLEYSVSGSDGKHYTVDMAMMTCSCEQFDKDKYPCVHAVAAATFMTDKAGKELHLSEYCSKYYLVEQWALAYHRTIYPVPHMSDWIIPEEVKAMKVLPPDYEVKKGKPQQTRFPSAGESRGRGKRGKGRASGTGRASGTGTADGTGTANGTGSTSGAGSSSGTGRARGGGMGAYFECGIGAGPGV, from the coding sequence ATGAAATGGATTTCGGGAGATggtgaaggagaagatgaaattcACACGATTGTGTTTAAGGAATCAGTGGAGGAGATCACATACTCTGCTTTGGTTGAGCGTATTTGCAGAAAGATAAAGGTAGATGGATATAAGGTGGAAACGAAGATTAGTTACTTTCCAATGGTCTTGTATTCAAACAAGCTATCATATGTCTGGAATGATGAAGATGTTTTTGGTTATCTACTGCAATTAAATCATGAGAAGTGTAGAAGTGTTCTACATGTGGAGTTCAACAAAACGGTTcaagaagaggatgatgaaGCTGATGTCTATGTCGGTCTATCCGATAGAGAGGCTACTGATGGAGAGGCTACTGATACATGGGCTACTGATAGAGAGGCTTGTGAAGCAGATGGTGTGCTCACACTTTACGATGACATTGAAATTCATGGTAATGTCACCGAAAGAGATGCGATTGTGATTGAAGATACAGAAGCAAGACCATCAGTTGAAGTAACCCCAGCTGTCAAGGAACGGGATGATGGTATGGATTTGGCTGTAGGTCAAGAATTTAGAACCAAGGAGGAAGCACAAGTTCATATTCAGACGGCTTCGCATCTGAAGTGTTTTGAGTATGATGTAATTAAGTCGGACACTAAGAGATATGTGATAAAATGCCGAGCAGCCAAAGAAGGCTGCAAGTGGTATGTGCGTGTTGCAAAGTTGATGAATTCAGATAGTTGGACGGTTAGAAGTTACATCAAACAGCATAGATGTTCTGTTGTTACTACAAGAACACTTCCTAATAGAAGGAGAGGCACACCAGGAATCGTTGCAGCTGTTTTGGCTCAAGATTATCCCGGTAGTTTAGACACACCAGCTCCCAACGCCTTGATCCAGCTGGTTCATCACAGGGTGGCTGTGAAAGTATCATACACAACGTCATGGAGAGGAAAAAGATTAGCTGCTAATAAAGTGCGAGGAAGTCCAGAAGAGAGTTATACTTTATTAAATTCTTATATGCACATGCTGAAGCAGTCGAATCCTGGCACAGTAGCTCGAGTGGTTGTGGATGAGGCCCAAAAGTTTAAATATCTGTTTTTTGCTTTGGGAGCTAGCATAGAAGGGTTTACCGCTATGAGGAAAGTCCTCATTGTCGATGCAACACACCTGAAGAATGTTTATGGTGGAGTTCTATTTGTTGCGACTGCTCAAGATCCCGATCATCACCACTATCCAATTGCGTTTGGTATTGCAGATGGTGAGAAAGAGCATAGTTGGGTGTGGTTTATGGAACAGTTGAAATCAGTGATATCTGATGTTCCTGGATTGGTGTTTCTTTCAGATAGAAACAAAAGCTTGATCAAGGCAGTAAGTCTAGTGTTCCCTCAGGCCTCTCATGGTTATTGTATATGGCATTTGGCTCAGAATGTTAAAGTACATGTCCGTAACAACAGAGAAACTTGCACGTTTAAGTTTATGGGCTGCACACACGCTTATACAGAGGCTGAGTTCTTGAACCTTTATAATGCTTTTCGCATGAGGTATCCTAGCGCAGCGGAGTATCTTGACAAAAGTGTTGAAGAGAGGAAATGGGCGAGATGTTACTTTGAAGGAGATAGGTACAATGTTGACACCACCAATTCAGTGGAATCTTTTAATGGTGTTATTAGTGACGTGAGAAAGTTAAACATACTACCAATGTGTGATTTCATCATCGGGAAAATGGCTGAATGGTTCAACATACATAGGAAGGAGGCAGCTGAAATACCACCCGCACTAAAGCTTGTTCCTATTGTGGAAGCGGAAATGTCTAAAAGATGTGTTGATGCAGGGTTTCTTTCCGTTGTCGAGTTAAACAGCTTCCATCTTGAGTACAGTGTCTCAGGAAGTGACGGGAAGCATTATACCGTTGATATGGCTATGATGACTTGTAGCTGTGAGCAATTTGATAAAGACAAATACCCATGTGTCCATGCAGTAGCTGCTGCCACATTCATGACTGATAAAGCGGGAAAGGAACTTCATCTATCTGAGTATTGTTCTAAGTACTATTTAGTGGAGCAATGGGCTTTGGCTTATCACAGGACAATATATCCTGTTCCTCATATGTCTGATTGGATTATACCTGAAGAAGTTAAAGCAATGAAAGTGCTTCCtccagattatgaagtcaaaaaaGGAAAACCGCAGCAAACTCGATTTCCATCGGCAGGAGAATCTCGTGGAAGAGGAAAAAGAGGCAAAGGGAGAGCCAGCGGCACAGGTAGAGCCAGCGGCACAGGCACCGCTGACGGCACAGGCACCGCTAACGGCACAGGCAGTACCAGTGGCGCTGGCAGTTCCAGTGGCACAGGCAGAGCGAGAGGAGGAGGTATGGGAGCGTATTTTGAATGTGGAATTGGTGCAGGTCCAGGTGTTTGA
- the LOC117132847 gene encoding uncharacterized protein At3g43530: MKGRKRKNPSTTCVGVSSRTRARKAVSAGNEPARETTVVSLSVDSESDDMSAVSSKARQPPQPLELCFKSTEFTKTCKIQTKCLVKNTVDVIKKLKEEVKWFTTHPQFRHFFHMPDEQYLKLQGMWMLLLRTISTEEEDVAWFGVNGVPIRYSMREHALISGLDCHEYPRKYLKLGSTKFVDYYFGGLKKITITDVEHKLLSMKTPCNDRLKMAVLFFLGRVIRGQAKDCGPVDPFILRIVEDLDVCRTFPWGRLTFEDAIKNIKHMMELLKGEVHSACGFPGFIIPLEILAFECIPKLGKTFRLSTDTPSEDCPRMCKSRFTKSSMKGYPLEDIYAALGHTKVINSVLVPTVGEEIMLARIIDEEREYHCEGSTSDTWNHWLNVKQKKIFWKELYDLDVAARVFKKKKDKEKVTFLEDSSSKSGLESLKALEEKILGAMSEGFSGLKSVVEAKLGDMDVRMSKFEKNQRQLKRRAKKIEEKLTSIESNKNEERNYGEDMDFGWDDRDYGRAEGKENSEKAKEDKENSESGEEKDVVSGGENSKDGEKDKGNVEEEEEKENEADKTELGTREKDEVSEEDYDTEEEAEKRRVEADALWKSILSEETEYLEKEAEKVAKGTPTPPRGRPKRLAARKIVLTPPEEFLRGPTVTAPSPIETEKEAETVVEEEGEEMTVEAEESDEESLTEKNAEEMVEEEEGVEESPTEKIAEEMVEEEEGVEESPTEKIAEEMVEEEEGVEESPTEKIAEEMVEKEEAVEESPTEKNAEEMVEEEAEEAEEAEEAEEAEEAEEAEEEADKVVEKEAETVVEEEGDKYTDEEKQMWALVVYKASEEMADGTTEVRRDGTNEVRTGFKLRCKQKIMMYGKPRGKKKPQRPQSQESAPVIARTPREKRKPQRLQSPYTQVKTEDIDGPKKKRKTKVK; the protein is encoded by the exons ATGAAGGGCCGGAAAAGAAAGAATCCATCTACTACGTGCGTTGGAGTCTCCAGTAGAACTAGAGCTAGAAAGGCGGTCTCAGCTGGGAATGAGCCGGCAAGAGAAACGACTGTAGTTTCTCTCTCTGTTGATTCAGAAAGTGATGACATGTCTGCTGTATCATCTAAG GCAAGGCAACCACCACAGCCCCTTGAATTATGCTTCAAGAGCACAGAGTTCACGAAGACTTGCAAGATTCAAACCAAGTGCCTTGTGAAGAATACAGTGGACGTGATTAAGAAGCTTAAGGAGGAGGTTAAATGGTTCACAACCCATCCTCAATTTCGTCACTTCTTCCACATGCCTGATGAACAATACCTGAAGCTCCAAGGAATGTGGATGTTACTCTTGCGCACCATTTcgactgaagaagaagatgttgcaTGGTTTGGTGTGAATGGTGTTCCCATCCGCTATTCTATGAGGGAGCATGCCCTCATCTCGGGCTTAGACTGCCATGAGTATCCGAGGAAATATTTGAAGCTCGGGAGTACGAAGTTTGTGGATTATTACTTCGGTGGACTAAAGAAGATCACCATAACAGATGTGGAGCACAAGCTGTTGTCTATGAAGACGCCATGCAATGATAGATTGAAGATGGCTGTCTTGTTCTTCCTTGGTCGGGTTATCAGAGGACAGGCAAAGGATTGCGGACCAGTAGACCCGTTCATCTTAAGGATCGTGGAAGATTTGGATGTTTGCAGAACATTTCCATGGGGTCGTTTGACATTTGAAGATGCAATAAAGAACATCAAGCATATGATGGAGCTTCTGAAGGGTGAAGTGCACTCGGCATGCGGCTTTCCTGGATTCATAATTCCATTAGAG ATTTTGGCTTTTGAATGTATTCCTAAGCTGGGGAAAACATTTCGACTATCTACAGACACACCTTCTGAAGATTGTCCTAGGATGTGCAAGAGCCGGTTTACAAAGAGTAGCATGAAGGGCTATCCTTTGGAAGATATATATGCTGCACTTGGACACACAAag gttaTTAACAGTGTGTTGGTGCCAACTGTGGGTGAGGAAATCATGCTGGCTCGTATAATTGATGAGGAGCGAGAGTATCATTGTGAGGGAAGCACAAGTGATACTTGGAACCACTGGCTAAATGTGAAGCAGAAGAAGATATTTTGGAAAGAGCTATACGACTTAGATGTTGCTGCACGAGTgtttaagaagaagaaggacaAAGAAAAGGTGACGTTTTTAGAAGATTCGTCTTCTAAATCTGGGTTGGAGAGCTTGAAAGCTCTGGAAGAAAAGATTTTGGGGGCCATGAGTGAAGGGTTTTCTGGTCTTAAATCAGTGGTGGAGGCAAAGCTGGGTGATATGGATGTGAGGATGAGTAAATTTGAAAAGAACCAGCGACAACTTAAAAGAAGGGctaagaaaatagaagaaaagCTGACTTCTATTGAGAGCAACAAAAATGAGGAGAGGAACTATGGTGAAGATATGGATTTTGGATGGGATGATAGAGATTATGGTAGAGCTGAAGGGAAGGAAAACAGTGAGAAGGCTAAGGAAGACAAGGAAAACAGTGAGTCTGGCGAGGAAAAGGATGTGGTCTCGGGTGGGGAAAACAGtaaggatggtgagaaagacaAGGGAAacgtggaggaagaagaagagaaggagaaCGAGGCTGATAAAACAGAGCTGGGAACTAGAGAAAAAGATGAGGTCTCTGAAGAAGATTACGATACTGAGGAAGAGGCTGAGAAGAGGAGAGTAGAGGCGGATGCGTTATGGAAGAGTATTCTTTCTGAAGAGACTGAGTATCTAGAGAAAGAGGCTGAGAAAGTTGCCAAGGGAACTCCTACACCACCACGTGGTAGACCGAAGAGATTGGCCGCGAGAAAAATAGTACTTACACCACCAGAGGAGTTTTTAAGAGGACCAACGGTAACTGCGCCATCACCTATCGAGACTGAAAAAGAGGCTGAGACAGTTGTCGAGGAAGAGGGTGAGGAGATGACAGTTGAAGCCGAAGAAAGTGACGAGGAGAGTCTCACAGAAAAAAATGCTGAAGAAAtggtggaggaagaagaaggtgtgGAGGAGAGTCCCACCGAGAAAATAGCCGAAGAAAtggtggaggaagaagaaggtgtgGAGGAGAGTCCCACCGAGAAAATAGCTGAAGAAAtggtggaggaagaagaaggtgtgGAGGAGAGTCCCACCGAAAAAATTGCTGAAGAAATGGTGGAGAAAGAAGAAGCTGTGGAGGAGAGTCCCACCGAAAAAAATGCTGAAGAAATGGTGGAAGAAGAAGCTGAGGAAGCAGAGGAAGCAGAGGAAGCAGAGGAAGCAGAGGAAGCTGAGGAAGCAGAGGAAGAGGCGGATAAAGTGGTTGAGAAAGAGGCTGAGACAGTTGTCGAGGAAGAGGGTGATAAATACACTGATGAAGAAAAGCAAATGTGGGCCTTGGTCGTTTACAAGGCTAGTGAGGAGATGGCGGATGGGACCACTGAGGTGAGGAGAGATGGAACCAATGAGGTGAGGACAGGGTTCAAGCTTAGGTGCAAACAGAAGATAATGATGTATGGCAAACCAAGGGGGAAGAAAAAACCTCAGCGGCCCCAGAGTCAAGAATCAGCACCTGTGATTGCACGTACGCCAAGGGAGAAGAGAAAACCTCAGCGGCTGCAGAGTCCCTACACGCAGGTGAAGACAGAAGACATTGACGGGCCTAAGAAGAAGCGTAAAACAAAGGTTAAGTAG
- the LOC103838714 gene encoding LOW QUALITY PROTEIN: autophagy-related protein 8c (The sequence of the model RefSeq protein was modified relative to this genomic sequence to represent the inferred CDS: deleted 2 bases in 1 codon), protein MADIYFKSEHPLERRLIEASRTRDKYPDRVPVIVEKAERSDVPNIDKKKYLIPDDLTVGQFVYVVRKRIKLSAEKAIFVFVKNTLPPTATMNACICIYAAAMMRTKTKMGFST, encoded by the exons ATGGCTGATATCTATTTCAAGTCGGAACACCCACTGG AGAGGAGACTGATTGAAGCTTCTCGCACCAGGGACAAGTATCCAGATAGAGTTCCT GTGATTGTAGAGAAAGCTGAGAGAAGT GATGTTCCCAATATCGACAAGAAAAA GTACCTCATACCGGATGATCTGACAGTGGGGCAATTTGTGTATGTTGTCCGTAAAAGAATCAAGCTGAGTGCAGAAAAGgcaatctttgtctttgtcaagaacacattgcctccaactg CAACAATGAATGCTTGTATATGTATTTATGCAGCTGCAATGATGAGAACAAAGACGAAGATGGGTTTCTCTACATGA